A window from Salvelinus fontinalis isolate EN_2023a chromosome 8, ASM2944872v1, whole genome shotgun sequence encodes these proteins:
- the LOC129861390 gene encoding potassium voltage-gated channel subfamily A member 10-like produces MEAALVDFESLDDSSLEDEVDNPDIPDETTTLTVDMPPENCSIHGSHHLLSPQPNLTSTLQHHYPSEHSSYHLLSPQPNLTSTPQHHYPSEHCSYQLLSPQPNLTSTPQHHYPSEHSSQRRNTSPCPYSSPNTLDVPQSPVMPPHSRRGRPSCASMISNWKLLLSSETQTQSETIFSRLAKECCEDVFVDKTGLDDGDQKVIINIAGLRFETQLKTLDQFPETLLGDPMKRMDYFDPMRNEYFFDRNRPSFDGILYYYQSGGKIRRPANVPLDVFADEIVFYELGSDAMEQFREDEGFIKEVEIPLPTNEIYRQFWLLFEYPESSNAARGVALVSVFVIVISIIIFCMETLPEFRDNSLDPVLPTTVTHLMPFNGNLSLGGHGSLFPPSPTPKTITSTFSDPFFIIETACIVWFFFELVVRFVVCPSKSNFFHNLMNIIDIVSIIPYFVTLVTELVTTPDQNSSQNMSLAILRIIRLVRVFRIFKLSRHSKGLQILGQTLKASMRELGLLIFFLFIGVILFSSAIYFAEVDEPSTQFVSIPDGSWWAVVTMTTVGYGDMCPITMGGKMVGTLCAIAGVLTIALPVPVIVSNFNYFYHRETEAEDKQPLADAAELAMKASGESKHGSSTSLNKTNGTWQGDKFTGL; encoded by the coding sequence atGGAGGCGGCTCTAGTGGACTTTGAGAGTCTAGACGACTCCAGCCTGGAAGATGAGGTGGATAACCCAGACATCCCGGACGAGACCACGACCCTGACGGTCGACATGCCCCCCGAAAACTGCTCCATCCACGGCTCCCACCACCTCCTTTCCCCTCAGCCCAACCTCACATCCACTCTCCAGCACCACTACCCCTCCGAACACTCCTCCTACCACCTCCTTTCCCCTCAGCCCAACCTCACATCCACCCCCCAGCACCACTACCCCTCCGAACACTGCTCCTACCAACTCCTTTCCCCTCAGCCTAACCTCACATCCACCCCCCAGCACCACTACCCCTCCGAACACTCCTCCCAAAGGAGGAATACCTCCCCCTGCCCGTACTCCTCCCCCAATACACTGGATGTGCCCCAGTCACCCGTCATGCCACCCCACAGCAGGAGGGGGCGTCCTAGCTGTGCCAGCATGATCTCCAACTGGAAGTTGCTGCTGAGTAGCGAGACCCAGACGCAGAGCGAGACCATCTTCAGCCGGCTGGCTAAGGAGTGCTGTGAGGATGTGTTCGTGGACAAGACAGGTCTAGACGACGGAGACCAGAAGGTCATCATCAACATCGCCGGGCTACGCTTCGAGACGCAGCTCAAAACCCTCGACCAGTTCCCTGAGACTCTTCTGGGGGACCCTATGAAGAGGATGGACTACTTTGACCCCATGAGGAATGAGTATTTCTTTGACAGGAACCGGCCCAGCTTCGATGGCATCCTGTACTACTACCAGTCAGGAGGAAAGATCCGCAGGCCGGCCAACGTTCCGCTGGATGTGTTTGCTGATGAGATCGTGTTCTATGAGCTGGGGAGTGACGCCATGGAGCAGTTCAGAGAGGACGAGGGCTTCATCAAGGAAGTGGAGATCCCTCTCCCGACCAACGAGATATACCGGCAGTTCTGGCTGCTGTTCGAGTACCCCGAGAGTTCCAACGCGGCACGCGGCGTGGCGCTGGTCTCCGTGTTTGTCATCGTTATCTCCATCATCATCTTCTGTATGGAGACGCTACCGGAGTTCCGGGATAACTCCCTGGACCCCGTCCTACCCACCACCGTCACGCATCTGATGCCTTTCAATGGGAACCTATCGTTGGGCGGCCATGGGTCCTTGTTCCCGCCCTCGCCCACACCCAAAACGATCACCTCCACGTTCTCCGACCCGTTCTTCATCATCGAGACGGCCTGCATCGTCTGGTTCTTCTTCGAGCTGGTGGTGCGCTTTGTGGTCTGTccctccaagagcaacttcttCCACAACCTCATGAACATCATCGACATTGTCTCCATCATCCCGTACTTCGTCACCTTGGTAACGGAGCTGGTCACCACCCCGGACCAGAACTCCAGCCAGAACATGTCCCTGGCCATCCTTCGTATCATCCGTCTGGTCAGGGTGTTCAGGATCTTCAAGTTGTCCAGACACTCCAAGGGGCTCCAGATCCTAGGCCAGACCCTGAAGGCCAGCATGCGGGAGCTTGGCCTCCTCATATTCTTCCTCTTCATCGGAGTCATCCTCTTCTCTAGTGCCATCTACTTTGCTGAAGTGGACGAGCCCAGCACACAGTTCGTCAGCATTCCTGACGGCTCCTGGTGGGCCGTGGTCACCATGACTACGGTGGGCTACGGCGACATGTGCCCGATCACCATGGGCGGTAAGATGGTGGGGACGCTGTGCGCCATCGCCGGCGTGCTGACCATCGCCCTACCCGTCCCCGTCATCGTGTCCAACTTCAACTACTTCTACCACCGGGAGACGGAGGCAGAGGACAAGCAGCCGTTGGCGGATGCAGCAGAGCTGGCCATGAAGGCCTCAGGAGAGAGTAAACATGGGAGTAGCACCTCTCTGAACAAGACCAACGGGACCTGGCAGGGTGACAAGTTCACTGGCCTCTGA